CTCTCCACTTTGTTTTGATCTAATGCTGCCCACGTTTTTGGACCGACAATGCCGTCTGCAGACAAGTTATGATCAGCCTGGAATTCTTTAACCATTTCTCGAGTATTTGAACCGAAAATTCCATCAATCCCTGTATGATACTTCACGTCTGTCAGGATTTGCTGTAGCATTTTCACATAATTAGAACGAGAACCCATACGCAAAGTAGGACGCGTTTCGGCTTTCGCGACTACATTCTGAGCAGTCACTTTAGGGGCTGCATCGACTGTTGTTGATAATCCCATCGTTAAAGGTGTAGACACCAGCATAATTGTTGGAATAATAGCTAACCATTTCTTCTTCATAATAAATCATCCTCCAGTTTTCATAGTTTTAATGATTATTCCTAAAAAGCTTATGTAGGGAATAGTTACCCTCTTTACAACTATTAGACGATAGAATAAGTAAATAGGTTCTCTTCTTTTTAAATATATTTCTATAAGATATAAATCATATTAAAGTTAGTTCAGTCGGGTAAGCGAGGGGCATCGCTGCTCCTAACTCCCCTAAGAACCGTACGTGAGCTTTCAACTTATACGGCTCAAGCCTCCCATTGCAGGTCCGTTTGTTGTCGTATCTTCGTCACACACCATAATGGTAAGTAAAACGTACGCCGACACTCCAAATGGAGGTATACATAACAGTACGTTTCTTTCGTCAAAAGATAGCCACAACCTTATGTGCCTACGAGAGACCAACGAGAAGTCAGCTCCCTTT
This region of Priestia filamentosa genomic DNA includes:
- a CDS encoding peptidoglycan-binding domain-containing protein — encoded protein: MKKKWLAIIPTIMLVSTPLTMGLSTTVDAAPKVTAQNVVAKAETRPTLRMGSRSNYVKMLQQILTDVKYHTGIDGIFGSNTREMVKEFQADHNLSADGIVGPKTWAALDQNKVERQQFPVNMAITFGKQKLRQNIVFSGDGRLLKDANKQSYYLLKGANKDWINQGGTGTIGWFHIYKDGRVVEA